CATCCACTTCCTCCTGACCTCTGGAAGACTGTCCAAGGTTAGTCGTTCCTCAGGCATCACACTCAAAGCTATACTTGGCCTCAAGGACTTCTAGGCACTCTCTTGACTTTCAAGTAAGTGCACTAGAATGAACCTGAATGTGCTAATACTGGTTTACTTAAACTGTTCCACTTTATTTTTACCACAGAGTGTTTTGTAACAACATACTCACGCCTTTATTCAAAGTTATGAAATATGTTTGTTTTACAGTATGCAGACTAAACAGTTTTGGCAATATATTTCAAAGACCACCTACGAAACACTTGAAAATATAAAGCATTTCTCTGCCACTTGTTAAATTGTATAATCACGTAGCAACTATAGCATTAGCTATAAGTTACTAACATTTTCCATTGGAATACCAGTAAGTAAACATTCTAGAGAGGGTTTAATAATGATGGTTTCTGTGTAAAAAGTCAATACAAAGGCAATAAGGGAACGAGATGTTAGGAAAGGTGTATTAAAATGACAGTTTCACTGTATGTCTGTATTGAAATGTACAGTAATAGTATTAGTGGTGCTTGGATAATGAAGGGATAGCTCAGAGCTTTTAAATAGTTTCAGCTATTTTCTATCCATACTGTATTCTTCGGAACGTTTGATGGTTAGGTAGGAATGTACGAACTGCTAAGACTTTGCAGGTCAGGTCACACCAGAGTAGAGTCTTTACTGGAGGCTCCTGACTTGCGGGCCAGCACGCTCCGCATCTCATTGTTAATGCCATTCCAGGGCTTAGATGGAGACTGCAGCAACTCTGTTGACAGGGTCCTGTGCATTCTAGAACCACTCCCACCACTACTGTAGCCCTCCTTGTCACTGCTGTGGCTCTGAGGGCTGTGGGATGGGGAGTACTGATGCTGGTGATGCTGCTTAGGGTCGGTGCAGGGAGGAGGGTAGGACAAATGCCGGTGGAGTTGGGAGTTGTTGCGGTGCCTCTTGGGTTTTTCCCCGTCTTGGAGCTTGCCTTGCCGGGTGGCAGGGGTGCTCCCACCATGCTGGTTCTGGTACAGGGTGTCAGTGTGTTCCCCACCGCGGTCGTGTTGGGCGGTACGGGCGGCTTTGACCAGGGAGTGAATCACGATCATCAGCAGAATCAGGATGCCCGAGGCCAGTACGCATGCGCTGGCGATGCCTGTCTCTACCTCAAACACCAGCAGCATGTAGATGGACATAgctgcagcagagagggagggatagagagagaaagataaacagATGAGAGGGTGATGGACACAGTGCCAGGTACAGAAAGATGAGTCTATACACTGTAAGAAAGATCCATTTTTCTCCCTGGGGTGAATAACTCTAAATAATGTAGTGCATTTCCACGGTTGTGTTTTTGTGACCTATTTTACTATATTGGACATCTCTCAGCAGGAGAAGAACCACAGACCCAAGAGTgctgaaggaaggaggagagaaacacagctCTGGGATATGATGATGACGACGACATTGTGGCATTGCAGTGAGGCTCTGGCTAAGTTCCCTCTGAAAGGGAGCTGTGGGGGTCAGGAAGTCATTCACCCTACCATCACAATGTTGCACTGCCCCCACCGCCTCAACAAGGGACTCAATGGAATGGAAAGCCAGCAGCTTTGCTTTGCCAGGACTTGCATTAACACACTTCCGAAAATGAACGTCAAAGACGTCATTGTTTTGGGCCTTGTGTATCAATCAATTGGAGGGACTCTGAAAGTAGTGACTTTTGCCTCTGCTGCAAATGAACTGGAATATATCTGTAGGAATCTAAATGAAGTTTTCCTTTCTAGGGTCACAACTAtttggtagaagctgttaattgATTAGCCGTTGGTCTAAACGTATGTAATGTCTGATAATTTAGCTAAAGCAGATTCATTTAAGTGATTGCACATGAGGttcatttgtatttattgtggaaccccattagctgctgccaaggcaacagctacacCTCTTGGGGTCCAGCAAAAATGAATGCAGTAATATATAGGAATATAAttttaaacattaaaataaatgttacaacagatttcacaatatATTAACTGTCTCTCTGCAGGCCACTACTCTAATGCAACACActatccaggtgtgtgtgtgtgtgtatgtacccgtatgtgtgtgtagtgtacctgtgtgtgtacatatgtacCCATGTGTGTGACCCTTCAGTCCTCACtgttccagaaggtgtatttgtctttttgagttacttgatgtggaatagagttatGTGGGCTAACTACTGTGTACATAACGCTACCAAATATGTAGCAgtttgttacttttgattttgccaATGAGTTTGAGGTGACAAGTGTTAAGACCCGCTGGATGCAGATTGCTTTAGTCCACAATATGTTCTGGTCATTAACAAGGCCTTACTGTTATTTGTTGTTGGTCTTACCTGCAAAGTATACTGAAACCCCAAGGCAAAATAGTCCGATGGTCACATGTCGGACAGCTCGGCTATCCAATAGGAACCAGTCTGCTCTGTGGGAGGAAATTAAGCAAATGCAATCAGTGACATGATCATGCTATTTGTGGAAAGTGCTAAATTACCTATTATGTATTTTGACCTAAATAAATAAATTCAAGGTTGGAATTAGGCCTTCTGTCCATAATTGTTCTATCATGTGGGATACTTTTCTGCTCAAAATAGATTTTTAAACAGAATTCTTTGTCATTACTTACACTGGAGTGCACAGAAGCTAAATGAGAGTAAATTTATAAGCCAAAGTGGGAAAGAGCAGGGCCACTGAGCCCAGGGGCCTTGTGCACTGGGTGCATAATGAGGAAATGCTATTGTTTGTCCAGGATTCATACTGAGTTTAGAGATAGGGGTTGGTCAGTGAAGTAGCCTCAGCACACACTGAAAGTTATGAATTTATAAGAATGTAGTATTTTAATTTCTATCAATGT
This genomic stretch from Salvelinus alpinus chromosome 15, SLU_Salpinus.1, whole genome shotgun sequence harbors:
- the tmem221 gene encoding transmembrane protein 221, with amino-acid sequence MTVYSQRSLMVLALLGILSAIMSLLSVNLIFHLETQQIAVKESPPTISIVPTNVWAVLMPVSTVLSALSLTLNLSSVVVCLLHSYFTTEICREDDTERADWFLLDSRAVRHVTIGLFCLGVSVYFAAMSIYMLLVFEVETGIASACVLASGILILLMIVIHSLVKAARTAQHDRGGEHTDTLYQNQHGGSTPATRQGKLQDGEKPKRHRNNSQLHRHLSYPPPCTDPKQHHQHQYSPSHSPQSHSSDKEGYSSGGSGSRMHRTLSTELLQSPSKPWNGINNEMRSVLARKSGASSKDSTLV